The genomic stretch GGCTGGGCAACTCCACGCTCTACGCGGTCATTTCGCTGGTCATCACCCTGTGCGTGGCCATCCCTGCGGGCTACGCCCTGGCCATGACCGAGTTCCGCGGCCGGCACACCCTGCTCGTCGCGACGCTGGTCGTGATGCTCATGCCGACCGCCACCCTGGTCGTGCCGCTGTTCCTGGAACTCAACGCGGTGCAGCTGATCGGCACCATGTGGTCGATCATCCTGCCGTACGCCTTCTACCCGTTCGGCGTGTATCTGACGTACATCTACTTCACCACCGCCGTGCCGAAGGACCTGCTGGCCGCGGCTCGCATCGACGGCTGCTCGGAGCTCGGCGTCTTCCGGCACATCGCACTGCCGCTGGCGACCCCGGTCATCGCGCTCGTGGGCTTCTTCAGCTTCGTCGCCAACTGGACCAACTACTTCCTGCCGTACGTGATGCTCCCCGAGTCCGATCAGATGCCGATCCAGGTCGGCGTCGGAAGCCTGCTCAGCAACGTGCCGTCCTTCAATCCGACCGTCGGCGAGCTGGCGATCGAGCGCCCCCAGCTGGCACTGGCCACCCTGCTCGCCATCACACCGGTGCTGATCGTCTTCCTGTTCGCCCAGCGCTTCCTGGTCAGCGGCATGCTCGCCGGGGCCACCAAGGAGTAGGCCCGACCTCCCGGTCGCCCCGTGCTGACGCCCCGATCGGCGACCGTCGCCCGGCCGTCGCCGCCGGCGCGCACCCGTACCCCTGAACGGAGATTTCCGCCATGCCCTTCGACTTTCCAGAACCCGCCTCAGGTGCGGACACCACGGCCTCGGGCAGGCCGGCCCCGCCCCCGGCGATCGAGGCGAATGTCCCCCTGCTCGAAGTACCGGGCTGGGCGGTGGCCCAGCGGTCCTTGTTCGACCTCCTGGATCACGCCTGGCGCCGCTTCGCCCGCGACTTCACCGGCCCGGACGGACGCCTGAACTACACCGGGCCGCTGACCACCCGCGACGGTGTGGACGACTTCTACGAGGTGTTCTTCAACTGGCCCCAGCTCTACCTTCTCGGCGGTGCCGACGACCTGCTGCCCGCCAGCGAGAAGCACTGGGAGGGCGTGACGCGTCAGCTCACCGAACTGGACATGCTGCGCGACGAGTACGAGCGCGGATACGACTGGTTCCACCAGGGTGAGAGCCTGCTGCTGCTGTTCTTCCTGTGCATGGCCGACCCGGAGCGCTGGTCGGAACGCGCCGTGCGCTTCGCGGAGTTGTACGTCGACCCGGCCAAGGGCAACTACGATCCCGCCCGCCGCATCATCACCCGCGCGCACAACGGGAGCGACCCCGATCGCACGGGCCTGTTCGACGGCGACGTCTACCCCTGGCTCCAGAAGGAGGCCGACACCTACGGGTACCCGCTCGAGTGGATACCCGAGGCGCAGGACGGCCCGTTCCCGCTCTCCTCGGACCCCCGTCTCGGCGCGCAGATGCGCGACCGGATGGGCGCCGGAGACACCGCGCTCAACCTCGGCGCCACCGGTCTGGTCCTCAACGCCTGGATCCTGACCGGCGAGACGCGCTACCGCGACTGGATCGTCGAGTACGTCGGCTCGTGGCGGGAGCGCACGCAGGAGAACGACGGTGTCATCCCCGACAACGTCAGCCCGGACGGAGTCGTCGGCGGCCTCCTCGAAGGCCGCTGGTACGGCGGCCACTACGGCTGGTCCTGGCCCCACGGCTGGCACAGCATCGGAACAGCTGCCTGCGTGGCCGCGCTCGCGGCGGCGACGGTCACCGGGGACGACGACTACCTCTCCATGGTCCGCACCACACTCGACTCGCTCATCGCCCGCGGCAAGGTGATGCCCCATACCGAGGCAGACTCCAGCCTCCCCGCGAAGTGGGCGGTCGAACTCGGCCCTGACGCCGACACCCCCACGCTGCACGTGCCGTTCCGGTACAACGATACCGGCTGGTTCGACTACAACCCGACCACCCCGCCCGTACCGGTGGCCCTGTGGCACCACTCGGCTTCGGACGCCGACCGCAAGCGTCTTGAGGACCTGCGCGAGGCCGAGGCGATCGACTGGCGCACCCTGCGGCCGTTCCGCGCCAAGGAGGAGTCCGGCCACGAGAAGGCCTGGTTCGCCTTCCTCGCCGGCGACGACCCCGGCTACCCCGAGCGCATCCTCGCCACCGCCCAGGCCCAGATCCGGCACCGCCTGCGCCGCATCGACCGCTACCGCGACCTGGACGTGCCCGAGGCGGACATCCACGTCTGGCAGCAGTCGAACCCCGTGGTCACCGAGGCTCTCGTCCAGCTGACCTGGGGCGGCCCCCAGGTGCTCTACAACGGCGGTCTGCAGCAGGCCCGGCTGCGCTACCACGACGCCGACGCCCGCCGCGCCGGCCTGCCGCCGGACGTGGCAGCGCTCGTCATGTCCATCGACCCCGAGCGGACCACCGTCGAGCTGGTCAACCTCGCTCCCGAGACAGACCGCACGGTGATCGTCCAGGCCGGCGCCTTCGCCGAGCACACCATCACCGCCGTCCGGTACACCACCTGCCAGGACGACGGCTGGATCGGCGACATGTACGACTACGGCCACACCGAGCCCGTCGCCACCGAGGAAGAACTGTCCTGCGACAGCCCCTTCCTGACCGTCCAGCTGCCCGCGTCCACCCGGATCAAGCTCGTCCTGCGACTGGACCTGCGCGCCAACACCCCCAGCTACCGCACCCCGTTCGACACCGCGGCAGGCGAACCCGCCCCCGGCGCGGAAGGGAGCACGGCGTGAAGCGCATCGCCCAGACCATCAGGCTCCGGCCCGAACACCGGGAGAGGTATCTCGAACTGCACTCCGCCGTCTGGCCCGGGGTGGAGGCGGCCCTGCACCGGGCGAACGTCCGCAACTTCGGCATCTTCCTCCACGGCGACGTGCTGTTCGGCTACCTCGAGTACCACGGCGACGACTTCGAGGCTGACATGGCTGTCCTCGAAGCCGACCCCGAGACGCAGGAGTGGTGGAAGCTGACCGACCCGTGCCAGGAGCCCTGGCCCGACCGGGGCGAGGCCCGCCAGTGGTTGGAGATGACCGAGATCTGGCATCTCGGCCCGCCCGGCGAGGACGTCACCGTCTGACCCCGACCGCGCCGGACCGCGCCGGACCGACCCGACTTGGAACCGCCATGACCGACGCCCCCGCCCCCGTCCTCATCGACGCGCACCACCATCTGTGGGACCTCGACCAGCGTGCGCAGCCCTGGCTCGACGACCCCGACCTGACATCGATCCGCCACACCTTCACCCCCGACGACCTGCGCTCCACCGCGACCCGCCCCGTCGCGGGCCGTCACCTCCACGGCACGGTGGCCGTGCAGTGCGTGCCGGAGGTGCCCGAGACCGAGGACCTGCTCGCCCTCGCGCAGCGGGAGCCGCTGATCGAGGCGGTGGTCGGCTGGGCGGACCTCACGTCGCCCGCGATCGGCGACACGCTCGACCGACTGCTCGCCGCACCGGGCGGCACCTGTCTGCGTTCCCTGCGCCACCTCGTGCAGGGCGAGACGGATCCGGCCTGGCTGCAACGCCCCGATGTCGAACGGGGGTTGGCGGCGGCGAGGGACCGCGGGCTCTCCTACGACGTCCTGGTCCGCAGCCACCAGCTCGACCAGGCGATCCGGCTGGCCGAACGCTTCCCCGACCTGCCCCAGGTGCTGAACCACGCGGGCAAGCCGGACATTGCCGGGGGCGAACTCGACGAGTGGCGTAAGCAGGTGCGACGGCTGGCGGCGTACGAGCACGTGATCTGCAAACTGTCGGGCCTCATCACCGAGGCCGACCACGGCAGTTGGACCACGTCCGACATCCGCCCGGTCTGGGACGAGCTGCTCACCTCCTTCGGCCCGGACCGACTGATGTTCGGCTCCGACTGGCCGGTCGCCAACCTCGCGGGCGGCTGGGACCGCTGGGCCGCGACCGTGGACGACCTGCTCACCGACTGCGCGCCGAGCGAGATCCACGCGGTCCTCGCCGGCACCGCGACCGCCTTCTACCGCCTGCCCGTCCACCACTGACGTACGACGCCCGTGCGCGGAGGACTCCCGTGCGCGCAGGACTTTGGAGTACACGATGACACTCGCAGTCCGCTATCTCGCCGCCCGCACCCTGGACACCGCTCCCGCACGCAGTGTGAAGCCGGGCCCCGGCGAGGTGGAGATAGCCCCCGCCTACGTCGGTATCTGCGGCACCGACCTGCACATCTTCCACGGCGACATGGACGCCCGGGTCGCCGTGCCCGCCGTCCTGGGACACGAGATGTCCGGCCGGATCCTCCGGGTCGGTCCAGGCGTGCAGGACTGGGCGCCCGGCGACCCGGTCACCGTGATGCCGCTGCGCTGGGACGACAGCTGCCCCGCCTGCCGGGCCGGCCACCAACACATCTGCCAGCACCTCGACTTCATCGGCATCGACTCCCCCGGCGCGATGCAGCAGCGCTGGACCGTACCCGCCTCCACCCTGATCCGCCTGCCGGAGTCACTTCCGCTGGACCGGGCGGCGCTCGTGGAGCCCACTGCGGTGGCCGTCCACGACGTCGGCCGGGCGCAGGTTGCCGGGGGCGAGAAGGTCGTGGTCGTCGGCGGCGGGCCGGTCGGCGTGCTGATCGCACTGGTCGCGCGGGCCACCGGCGCCGACGTACGGGTGGCCGAGCTGAGCGCTCACCGACGGTTGCTGGCCGAGGAGTTGGGGCTGACCACCTGGGACCCGGCCGCCGACGACATCGGCGCCCTGGTCGGCGCGTGGACCGGCGACGCGGGCGCCGACGTCGCGTTCGAGGTGTCCGGTGCGGCTGGCGGTGTGGACACCGCAGTGGACGTCCTCGGCGTGCGGGGGCGGCTGTGCCTGGTCGCCATCCACCCCCGGCCCCGCGAGGTGAACCTGCACCGCTTCTTCTGGCGTGAACTCACCCTCGTCGGCGCCCGGTTGTACGACCGCTCCGACTTCGAGCGCGCGGTCGCCCTGGTCGCCGACGGCACGATCCCCGCGGACCGGCTGATCAGCAAGGTGGTGCCGCTCACCGAGGCACCCGCCGCGTTCGAGGCCCTGGAAGGCGGCGGCGACGTAATGAAGATCCTCCTCGACTGCACCGACACCTCCCCCGACCACGACTACGGAGCCAGCGCATGACCCTCTTCGACCTCACCGGCAAGCTCGCCGTCGTCACCGGAGCCCGCCGCGGTATCGGCCGGGCCATGGCCCGCGCCCTCGCCGAAGCCGGCGCCGACATCATCGGCGTCAGCGCGAACCTGGAGGAATCCGGCAGCGACGTCGAGAAGGACGTCACCACCACAGGCCGCACCTTCGAAGCCATCCGCACCGACTTCGCCGACCCCGAGACGGTACGGGCCCTCGGCGCCGACCTCGCCGGACGCGAGCGACCGGTGGACATCCTGGTCAACAACGCCGGCACCATCCGCCGCACCCCGGCCGCCGAACACACGGACGCGGACTGGGCGTTGGTGCTCCAGGTCAACCTGAACGCCCAATTCGCCCTCACCCGCGCCGTCGGCACGACGATGGTGGCCCGCGGCCAGGGCAAGGTCATCTTCACCGCGTCGCTGCTCAGCTTCCAAGGTGGCATCACCGTCCCCGGCTACACCGCCGCCAAACACGGCATCACCGGACTCACCAAGGCCCTCGCCAACGAATGGGCACCCCACGGCGTCAACGTCAACGCCCTCGCCCCCGGCTACATCGCCACCGACAACACCCAAGCCCTCCAAGACGACCCCATCCGCAGCAACGCCATCCTCGACCGCATCCCCGCCGCACGCTGGGGCAACGCAGACGACCTCGCCGGAGCCACCGTCTTCCTCGCCTCCGACGCCGCCGCCTACATCCACGGCACCACCCTGCCCGTCGACGGCGGATGGCTCGGCCGATGAGCGACGACCCCGACTCCATACCGGCCCACGTCGACGTCCGCGTCCACGCGGAGGACGTCATACGACGCCGGACGGTCGCCCGCACGTCCGTCGAGCTCACCGCCCTCGGATTCGGCGCGGCGGTGATCGGCAACCTGTACCGCGCCACCTCGGCGGCCGACGCGTCGGCCGCCGTGGACGAGGCCTGGGACGCGGGCATCCGGTACTTCGACACCGCGCCGCACTACGGCCTCGGGCTCTCCGAACAGCGCCTCGGGGCAGCCCTGCGCCCGCGCCCCCGTACCGAGTACGTCATCTCCTCCAAGGTGGGCCGTCTCCTGGTCCCCAACGAGCGTCCCCAGGGCGTCGACAGCGAGGGCTTCGCCGTCCGGGACGATCTGCGCCGGCAGTGGGACTTCAGCCGGGACGGCGTGCTCCGTTCCATTGACGACTCCCTGCGCCGCACCGGCCTCGACCGGCTCGACATCGTCTACGTACACGACCCCGACGACCACTGGCGGCAGGCCGCCGAGGAGGCCATGCCCGCCCTGGCAGAGCTGCGCGACCAGGGGGTGATCGGTGCGATCGGCGCCGGCATGAACCAGTCGGCCATGCTCGCCCGTTTCCTGCGCGAGACGCCGGCCGACGTGGTCATGCTCGCCGGGCGCTACACCCTCCTCGACCAGTCGGCCTTGGACGACGTCCTGCCCGCGGCGCAGGAGCACGGCAAGAGCGTGGTGGCTGTCGGTGTCTTCAACTCCGGGCTGCTCTCGCGTCCGTGGCCCGCCGACGGCATGAAGTACGACTACCAGGACGCCTCACCGGAACTGGTCGCCCGCGCACGGACGATCGCGCGCGTCTGCGAGGAGCACGGCACCAGCCTTCCCACCGCCGCCATCGCCTTCCCCGGCACGCATCCCAGCACCGTCAACGTCACGCTGGGCATGCGTGACCGCGCCCAGGTGGCGCAGAACGTGGCACTCCACCAAAGCGCCGTACCCGAGGCGCTCTGGGACGACCTCCGCGACCGGGGACTGATCCGGCAGGACGTCCCCACCGCCGCCGGTGGTGTCCCCTGATGTCGCGGCGGGGCACGCGCGAAACACATGGCCCTGCCGCCGCTGAAAGGTCTACCTGTCCGCGCAAGCGCACCGACAACACAACCGGAGCCGCCTTATGCACAGCTTCATACCTGTCATGCCCTGGATGAGGAGCAGCCGATGAGACGTGTCCCCTCCGCCGTCCGCACCGTGTCCATAGCGGTCGCGCTGGCGCTGTCCGCCGTACTGCTTACGTCCCTGACGCTGCCGGCCTCGGCCTCAGCCGCACCGCAGGCGACGTACTACGTCGCGCCGAACGGCAACGACGCCAACGCCGGCACGATCACCGCCCCGTTCAAGACCCTGCAGCATGCGCGGGACGTCGTGCGCACGATCAACAAGGACATGACCGGAGACATCACCGTCTATCTCCGCGGTGGCACCTACCCGGTGACGGACACCATCGAGTTCACGTCTTCCGACTCCGGAACGAACGGCCACCGTGTCGTGTATGCCGCCTACCCGGGCGAGAAGCCGGTGTTGAGCGGCGGCACCCGAGTGTCCGGCTGGTCTCAGCACAGCGGCAACATCTGGAAGGCCCCCCTCAACCGCGACAGCAAGCTCCGCGCGCTCTACGTCAACGGCAAGCGCGCCAAGATGGCCTCGAAGACGGTCACCTCGGCCGGCTGCTACGGCACCTACACCGTCACGGCCGGCCAGGCGCCCTGGGCCTGGGAGTCGGGTTCGCAGTGCGACGGAGCCAAGTACGGCCTGTCCGACCTGCCCGCCGTCGCGTCCAACCAGGACGACGTCGAGATCAAGTCGGCGACGACCTGGACCACGGCCATCGTGGGGGTGCGCCAGATCACGACCACCTCGGACGGCGCCCAGCGCGCGGCCCTGTTCCAGCAGCCGGGTGCGGCCATCGCCCAGGCACCGCCGTACGGCCCGTTCAAAGCGGACGGCACCCACACCTTCATGAACGCGTACGAATTCCTGGACCAGCCAGGGGAGTTCTACTTCGACAAGGCCAAGCACACGGTTTACTACTACAAGACCGACTCCGAGAACCTGACCTCGGCGCAGGTCGTCGCGCCGAACGGCGTGCCCACTCTGATCAAGATCGCCGGTAGGTCCACCACCGACCACGCGCGCAACATCACGCTCTCCGGGCTGACCGTGGAGCACTCCGACTGGAACCTCGTCAATGTCGCCGGATCGGTCGTCCGGCAGGGCACCCAGGGCAACTCCAGCTCGACCGTGTATGCGAGGAAGAACTTCCACGCGTACTCCTACCGCAATGTCGACCTGCCGCCGGGGATCATCGAGATCGAGAACGCCGACTCCATCGCCTTGCGGGGCAACACCGTGCAGCACACCGGCGCGGACGGGATCCACCTGGTCAACGACGTGCGCGACACGGAGGTGACCGGCAACACCACGAACGACATCGCCGGCTCCGCCATCACCGTGAGTCATCCCCAGCACGTCTACATCGGGGACTACACCGCGACCAATCACGAGAAGTACCCGGTGGACGTCGAGGGGGTCTGCAAGAACATCTCGATCGCGAACAACTACCTGTACGACAGCGGGGTGTTGTTCGAGGCATCCAGCCCCGTCTCCGCGTACTTCCCCGAGTCCCTGTCGGTGCGGCACAACCGGATCGAGAAGTCGCCGTGGGCGGGCATCACGCTCGGCTGGGGATGGTGGAACTTCGACGGTTCGGAGAAGTCGATCAATCCCGGGAACCCGACCACCACGGCGAAGAACAACACCATCAGCCACAACCAGATCGTCGACACGATGCAGGTCCTGGGCGACTCCGCCCCCATCTACACCCTGGGCAGCCAGCCGGGCACCGTGATCAGCGACAACTACATCCAGGGCGTGCCGTCCGGTCACAAGTACGGCCTGCACCCCGATGAGGGCTCCGCGTTCATCACCTACCGCGACAACGTGCTCGACGTCGACCCGAAGGTGGCCTACGCCATCAACTCCGGTACCTGGGGACGCCAGCACGACCTGTCCATGACCAACACCTACGGCACGGTCAACACGATTGCCAACAAGAACGTCCCGAACAGCACCATCGAGGACATGCGCGCCTACCCGGACACCGTATGGCCGTCCCCGGCGTACGCCATCGCCGTGAACTCCGGCCCCGAGAGCGCCTACAAGGACCTCGTCCCGCAGAACCGAACAGCGCTCCAGGACTACGCCCTGCCCGCGAGCACGTTCACCGGCAAGGGAACGTCGTCCGTCCCCGTGCGCGCCCTTGGTGACGCGAGCAGGACGCTGTGGCTGGCTCCCGCGGGTACGACGCAGTTCGCGGTCGGCCCCACCATGACCAAGGCCGCCGGCACCGCCACGTCCATCGCTGTTCCGCCCACGGCCGGCGACTACCGCCTGTATGTCGTGGACGCCGAGGGCAAGGCCTCCGCCGCGTCGAAGGCGCTCGTACGGCAGCGCTGGATCTCCGTGGACGACAAGGACTCCCGTCTGACCTACTCCTCCGGCTGGTCGAACTGGAATGACACCCGGGACTTCAACGGGTCCGAGCGCTATACGAACAAGGCGGGCGACTACGTCCAGTACGCGTTCACCGGCACCGGCATTCGGTATCTCAGCATGACGCAGCCCAACATGGGCAAGGTCGACGTCTACCTCGACGGCGCCCTGGCACAGGCGGGCATCGACGCGTACGCGTCATCGGTGACCAAGCAGGTGCCGCTGTTCGAGAAGACAGATCTGTCCGCGGGTGCCCATACGATCAAGGTGGTCTGCACCGGCACCAAGAACGCCGCCTCCTCCAACACGGTTTGCGCACTGGACGCGTTCGCCTCCATCGCCTTCCCCGCGCCGAGCGCGTTCTACAAGATCCTCAACGCGCACAGCGGCAAGGCGGCCGATGTCTCGGGCGGCTCGACCACCGCCGGGGCGAACGTCATCCAGTGGAACGACATCGGAGCGTCGAACCAGCTGTGGCGGTGGGTCGCGGTGGGTGACGGCAGCTACGAGATCGTGAACCAGAAGAGCAGCCACCTCCTCGACGTCACCGACGCCTCCACCGCGGACGGCGCAACCGTCGTCCAGCAGCCCGACACCAACGCGGACAGCCAGCGCTGGACGCCGGTGGCCGCAGGAAACGGCACCTACAAGCTCAAGAACGTACACAGCGGCAAGCTGCTCGCGGTGTCCGGTGCGTCGACGTCGGCGGGCGCCCGGCTCGTCCAGACCACAGACACCGGCTCCGACGATCAGCTGTGGCGGGTGATGAGTTTGGGCTGACGCCGAGCGCGATCAGCACGACGGGCCACCGGTGCGGGCGGACGCATCCGTACAGCGCCCTGCGCGTCTCGCGGGCGCGCAGGGCGCTGTACGCGTCGCCTCGGAAGCGGATGCGGTGTTCATTGGGTTCCTTGTCCGTTCGGTGAGGGCGAGTTCACCGCCTGGCGGGCGGCGCTTGGCGGTGGTGACCCAGTCGCCCGCCCCGATGCAGGCCATGTCCGCGAGGATCGGAACGCTGATGGGGCTCCTTGAATGTGGTTCTGTCCGCGGCGGGCGTGGCCCGCGATTTGCGCAATTGGGGCATGCGTCGCATGCTGGCAGTAAGAAAATATCCGATCGGAAATTAATTGCTTTGGCGAGAGGTTCAGGCCGAAGCGATCGGCGAGCCCCGGACAGCTGGCGCCCGCCGCCCGGTCGGCGCCACACCGAGAGGGAGAACGACCATGTCCCGCAACCACGTCGCCACCAGCGCAGCCCGCATGGCTGGAACGCCGGAGGACTACGCCCGCTTCGGAATCGAGGAGCAGGCGATCAAGCCGTGGGAGGACGGATTGCGCACCGACGGCTCAACGGGCACCTACGAGTGGTGGTACTTCGATGCACACCTGGACGACGGCGCCAAGCTGGTCGTGGTCTTTTTGACCAAGGAGTTCAGCAACATCGACAGGCCCCTGACTCCGGCCATCCGGATCAACCTGACACTGCCCGACGGGACCCAGGAAGACCGTCTCGTCGACTTCACCCCGGATACCTTCACCGCCTCGGCCGAGGGCTGCGATGTGAGGATCGGCGAGAACGTTTTCGCGGGCGACCTGCACATCTACACCATCCGCGGCAATGTGGAAGGGGTCTCCTTCGACATCACCCTGACCGGCCAGGTTCCCGCCTGGCGCCCGCAGACAGGGCACTTCGTGTTCGGAGAGCAGGGCGAGGAGTACTTCGCCTGGCTGCCGTCGGTGCCACAGGGGCACGTGGAGGCGACCTACGGCGTCAACGGCCGCACCAGCACGACCACGGGCGTCGGCTATCACGACCACAACTGGGGCAACGCCCCGATGCTCAAGCTCATGCACCACTGGTACTGGGCCCGCGGCGCGGCCGGCCCCTACTCCGTGATCGCCTCGCACATCACCGCAGAGAGGGCCTACGGCGACGCCGAGCTGCCCATCTTCATGCTGGCCCGTGACGGCAAACTGGTCGCGGACGACAGCAGCAAGATCACCTTCGAGGAGCTGGGCCGTTACACCGACTCCGTCACCGGCAAGCCCGTCGGCAATGTCACCCGCTACACCTACACCGACGGCGATGAGCGCTACATCGTCACCTGGACCCGCCACACCGACATCGCCGCGACGAGGATGGCGGACGAAATCAAGGGCCCCAAGAAGGTGGCGGCCAAGCTGGCCGGGTTCGACGGCGCCTACCTGCGCTTCACCGGAGAGATGCGCATCGAGCGCTACCAGGGCGAGAAGCGCGTCGAGGACTACACCGACGAGGCCCTGTGGGAGCTCATGTACTTCGGCAAGGCGCGCACCTGACTCTTCAGGCCTTCGATCCCCAGCTGCACTAATCCGAGAGGTTGGGGACGCGGCCGGCGGTGCGGTAGCCCTATGTGCAGCCATTCCGGGAATGCGTCGCGCGACGTTGCGTCGGCCAGTGTGCTGAGCCTGGCAGTAACGGAGAGCGAAATGTCTGCAGGCCGCATCGACGTCCTACGAGACCGCGCTCGCCGGGAGCCGCAACTCCCTGCTGCCGACCCTCGAAGTGACCGGCCCGGACCACATTCTGTTCGGCACCGACTGGCCGGCCGCGCCGGAGACAACCTCACGTCCTTCGAAGGGCTCACCAGCGAACAGCTCCGCGGCGTCGAACACGGCAACGCCCTCACCCTCTTCCCACGCTTCGCCCGATCGATCTGCCGTCAACAGCAGCGAAATGGACGGCAGTTCGACCAGGGCCGTAGACGGCAACGAGCGCCGGATGGGCATCGAACGGCCGATCCGGCAAGCCCCCGTCCATCGGCGCACCTTGGGCTTTCTGCGGCCCGGGGTGCGGGTGGATGGCGCTGCCGGCCCTCAGCGGGGTCCCGCTGCCGTCGTGGGCGACCGCG from Streptomyces davaonensis JCM 4913 encodes the following:
- a CDS encoding carbohydrate ABC transporter permease produces the protein MVPRLLAGALLAVFLVFFVLPVLWLLLAATKTDQQLVHDSPLSFGSWHALKANWHALTAFQDNAVMQWLGNSTLYAVISLVITLCVAIPAGYALAMTEFRGRHTLLVATLVVMLMPTATLVVPLFLELNAVQLIGTMWSIILPYAFYPFGVYLTYIYFTTAVPKDLLAAARIDGCSELGVFRHIALPLATPVIALVGFFSFVANWTNYFLPYVMLPESDQMPIQVGVGSLLSNVPSFNPTVGELAIERPQLALATLLAITPVLIVFLFAQRFLVSGMLAGATKE
- a CDS encoding L-rhamnose mutarotase, which gives rise to MKRIAQTIRLRPEHRERYLELHSAVWPGVEAALHRANVRNFGIFLHGDVLFGYLEYHGDDFEADMAVLEADPETQEWWKLTDPCQEPWPDRGEARQWLEMTEIWHLGPPGEDVTV
- a CDS encoding amidohydrolase family protein, producing MTDAPAPVLIDAHHHLWDLDQRAQPWLDDPDLTSIRHTFTPDDLRSTATRPVAGRHLHGTVAVQCVPEVPETEDLLALAQREPLIEAVVGWADLTSPAIGDTLDRLLAAPGGTCLRSLRHLVQGETDPAWLQRPDVERGLAAARDRGLSYDVLVRSHQLDQAIRLAERFPDLPQVLNHAGKPDIAGGELDEWRKQVRRLAAYEHVICKLSGLITEADHGSWTTSDIRPVWDELLTSFGPDRLMFGSDWPVANLAGGWDRWAATVDDLLTDCAPSEIHAVLAGTATAFYRLPVHH
- a CDS encoding zinc-dependent alcohol dehydrogenase, coding for MTLAVRYLAARTLDTAPARSVKPGPGEVEIAPAYVGICGTDLHIFHGDMDARVAVPAVLGHEMSGRILRVGPGVQDWAPGDPVTVMPLRWDDSCPACRAGHQHICQHLDFIGIDSPGAMQQRWTVPASTLIRLPESLPLDRAALVEPTAVAVHDVGRAQVAGGEKVVVVGGGPVGVLIALVARATGADVRVAELSAHRRLLAEELGLTTWDPAADDIGALVGAWTGDAGADVAFEVSGAAGGVDTAVDVLGVRGRLCLVAIHPRPREVNLHRFFWRELTLVGARLYDRSDFERAVALVADGTIPADRLISKVVPLTEAPAAFEALEGGGDVMKILLDCTDTSPDHDYGASA
- a CDS encoding SDR family oxidoreductase; its protein translation is MTLFDLTGKLAVVTGARRGIGRAMARALAEAGADIIGVSANLEESGSDVEKDVTTTGRTFEAIRTDFADPETVRALGADLAGRERPVDILVNNAGTIRRTPAAEHTDADWALVLQVNLNAQFALTRAVGTTMVARGQGKVIFTASLLSFQGGITVPGYTAAKHGITGLTKALANEWAPHGVNVNALAPGYIATDNTQALQDDPIRSNAILDRIPAARWGNADDLAGATVFLASDAAAYIHGTTLPVDGGWLGR
- a CDS encoding aldo/keto reductase; protein product: MSDDPDSIPAHVDVRVHAEDVIRRRTVARTSVELTALGFGAAVIGNLYRATSAADASAAVDEAWDAGIRYFDTAPHYGLGLSEQRLGAALRPRPRTEYVISSKVGRLLVPNERPQGVDSEGFAVRDDLRRQWDFSRDGVLRSIDDSLRRTGLDRLDIVYVHDPDDHWRQAAEEAMPALAELRDQGVIGAIGAGMNQSAMLARFLRETPADVVMLAGRYTLLDQSALDDVLPAAQEHGKSVVAVGVFNSGLLSRPWPADGMKYDYQDASPELVARARTIARVCEEHGTSLPTAAIAFPGTHPSTVNVTLGMRDRAQVAQNVALHQSAVPEALWDDLRDRGLIRQDVPTAAGGVP
- a CDS encoding RICIN domain-containing protein yields the protein MRRVPSAVRTVSIAVALALSAVLLTSLTLPASASAAPQATYYVAPNGNDANAGTITAPFKTLQHARDVVRTINKDMTGDITVYLRGGTYPVTDTIEFTSSDSGTNGHRVVYAAYPGEKPVLSGGTRVSGWSQHSGNIWKAPLNRDSKLRALYVNGKRAKMASKTVTSAGCYGTYTVTAGQAPWAWESGSQCDGAKYGLSDLPAVASNQDDVEIKSATTWTTAIVGVRQITTTSDGAQRAALFQQPGAAIAQAPPYGPFKADGTHTFMNAYEFLDQPGEFYFDKAKHTVYYYKTDSENLTSAQVVAPNGVPTLIKIAGRSTTDHARNITLSGLTVEHSDWNLVNVAGSVVRQGTQGNSSSTVYARKNFHAYSYRNVDLPPGIIEIENADSIALRGNTVQHTGADGIHLVNDVRDTEVTGNTTNDIAGSAITVSHPQHVYIGDYTATNHEKYPVDVEGVCKNISIANNYLYDSGVLFEASSPVSAYFPESLSVRHNRIEKSPWAGITLGWGWWNFDGSEKSINPGNPTTTAKNNTISHNQIVDTMQVLGDSAPIYTLGSQPGTVISDNYIQGVPSGHKYGLHPDEGSAFITYRDNVLDVDPKVAYAINSGTWGRQHDLSMTNTYGTVNTIANKNVPNSTIEDMRAYPDTVWPSPAYAIAVNSGPESAYKDLVPQNRTALQDYALPASTFTGKGTSSVPVRALGDASRTLWLAPAGTTQFAVGPTMTKAAGTATSIAVPPTAGDYRLYVVDAEGKASAASKALVRQRWISVDDKDSRLTYSSGWSNWNDTRDFNGSERYTNKAGDYVQYAFTGTGIRYLSMTQPNMGKVDVYLDGALAQAGIDAYASSVTKQVPLFEKTDLSAGAHTIKVVCTGTKNAASSNTVCALDAFASIAFPAPSAFYKILNAHSGKAADVSGGSTTAGANVIQWNDIGASNQLWRWVAVGDGSYEIVNQKSSHLLDVTDASTADGATVVQQPDTNADSQRWTPVAAGNGTYKLKNVHSGKLLAVSGASTSAGARLVQTTDTGSDDQLWRVMSLG
- a CDS encoding lipocalin-like domain-containing protein, with the protein product MSRNHVATSAARMAGTPEDYARFGIEEQAIKPWEDGLRTDGSTGTYEWWYFDAHLDDGAKLVVVFLTKEFSNIDRPLTPAIRINLTLPDGTQEDRLVDFTPDTFTASAEGCDVRIGENVFAGDLHIYTIRGNVEGVSFDITLTGQVPAWRPQTGHFVFGEQGEEYFAWLPSVPQGHVEATYGVNGRTSTTTGVGYHDHNWGNAPMLKLMHHWYWARGAAGPYSVIASHITAERAYGDAELPIFMLARDGKLVADDSSKITFEELGRYTDSVTGKPVGNVTRYTYTDGDERYIVTWTRHTDIAATRMADEIKGPKKVAAKLAGFDGAYLRFTGEMRIERYQGEKRVEDYTDEALWELMYFGKART